The Geothrix sp. DNA segment CTTGGCGCTGGTTCCCAGCTCGATGATGGGGAAGAGGTCCGTGAGGTAGTCGCGCAGGACGTTGCCCGTGACGGAGATGGTGTCCAGGCCCTTGCGGATGCGCTCGCAGGAGAGCTTCATGGCGTCCACGGGATGCAGGATGCGGATGTCCAGACCCGTAGTGTCGTGGTTCTTCAGGTAGGTCTCGACCTTGGCGATGATCTGGGCGTCGTGGGCGCGGTTCTTATCCAGCCAGAAGATCGCGGGCGCGCCGGTGATGCGGGCGCGGGAGACCGCCAGCTTCACCCAGTCCTGGATGGGCGCGTCCTTGGCCTGGCAGGCGCGGAAGATGTCGCCCGCCTCGACCTTCTGGCTCAGCAGGGTCGCGCCCGCGGCATCGACGATGCGGATGACGCCAGCCGCCGGAGCGAAGAAGGTCTTGTCGTGGGAGCCGTACTCCTCGGCCTTCTGGGCCATGAGGCCCACGTTGGGCACGCTGCCGATGGTGGCGGGGTTGAAGGCGCCATGCTGCTGGCAGTCCTCGATGATGGCTTTGTACATTGTGGCGTAGCAGCGGTCGGGGATCATGGCCAGGGTGTCGTGGAGCTTGCCGTCGGCACCCCACATCTTGCCGGAATCACGCACCACCACGGGCATGGAGGCGTCCACGATGATGTCGTTGGGCACGTGCAGGTTGGTGATGCCCTTGTCGGAGTCCACCATGGCCAGGGCCGGGCGGGTCGGGTAGACGGCCATGATGTCGGCCTCGATCTCGGCGCGCTTGGCCTCGGGCAGGGTCTGGATCTTGGCGTAGAGGTCGCCCAGACCGTTGGCGGTGTTGACGCCCAGCTCCTTGATCACGGCCGCATGCTTCTCGAAGACGGCCTTGTAGAAGACGGACACGGCGTGGCCGAACATGACGGGATCCGAGATCTTCATCATGGTGGCCTTGAGGTGCAGGGACAGCAGCAGGCCGTCCTTCTTGGCCGCCTCGATCTGCTCGGCGTAGAAGGCCTGCAGGGCTTTCACGTTCATCACGGAGGAATCGATCACTTCGCCGTCCGTCAGGGCGGTCTTCTCCTTGAGGACCTTCACGCCGCCGTCCTCGCCCACGAACTCGATGCGGACGGTGGTGGCCTTGGCCACGGTGGTGGAGGTCTCGCTGCCGTAGAAGTCGCCGCCGCTCATGTGGGCCACGCGGGCCTTGGAGTCGGGGGCCCAGGCGCCCATCTTGTGGGGGTGCTGCTTGGCGAAGTTTTTCACGGACAGCGGCGCCCGGCGGTCGGAGTTGCCCTCGCGGAGCACGGGATTCACGGCGCTGCCCAGCACTTTGGCGTAGCGCGCCTGGATGGCCTTCTCGGCTTCGTCCTTGGGCTGCTCGGGGTAGTCCGGGAGCTTGAAGCCCTGGGACTGCAGTTCCTTGATGGCCGCGATGAGCTGGGGGATCGAGGCGCTGATGTTCGGCAGCTTGATGATGTTGGCTTCGGGCTTCTGGGCCAGCTCGCCCAGGGCGCCCAGGTTGTCGGGGATCTTCTGATCCGCCGTCAGGTTGTCGGGGAAGTTCGCCAGGATGCGGCCCGCCAGGGAGATGTCCGAGGTCTCGACCTCGATGCCGGTGCCATGGGTGAAGGCCTGGATGACCGGCAGCAGGGAATAGGTGGCCAGCGCGGGGGCTTCGTCGATCTCGGTCCAGATGATCTTCTGGGTCGTCATGGGGTCTCCTTGGGTGTCGGGCTCCCCCCCGGGTCGGCCGACCGGGGGCTCACGCGGGTTCGAAAGAACGGGTAACAAGGCAGGCTCCCACGGGGATAGCCCTGCTTCAAGCGGCTTTCCCTGTCTGGACGGCGGTTTGGGACTTAGGTCACGCTTGGGATTATCCCGCCACCGGCATGGCAGCTCCCGAGGCTGCGCGGACTGTGCCGCGGGTGACCGCGAAGTCCATGCGGCCCAGGTTCACGCCCCCGAAGCCCACCTGGAAGATGAGGGTCTCGCCCTGGGCCTGGGACACCCTGGTCGGGGCCTCAAGGAAGGTGTGGCTGTGGCCGCCGATGATGGCATCGATGCCCGCCACCTCGCCGGGCATCCGCAGGTCGTCCGGGGCGCTGCCGTTCAGGTTGTAGCCCAGGTGGGACAGCACCACCACCAAGTCCACCTTCTCCACCTCGCGCAGGCGCTTTACCACGGGTTTCAGGCTCGCATAGGGATCCTTCCACTCGATCCCCTCGTGGTTCTTGGGTGCCACCAGGCCCGCGAAGGCCACGCCCACGCCCGTGAGGCCCACCTTGATACCCGGGAACTCCCGGACCAGGTAGGGGCGGACCCGCCCGCCCAGGGCCGGGGCGCCCTTGCAGTCGAAGTTGCAGTTCAGAAAGGCGAAGGGCGGGTTCGCATGCTTGAGCTGCTCCATGGACTCCATGGCCTCCACCAGCATGCCCACGCCATTGTCGAAGTCATGGTTGCCCAGGGTGCCCGCATCGTAGCCCACCATGCGCATGAGCTGGTAGTCCAGGCGGCCCTTGTAGCGGTTGAAGTAGGGCGTGCCCTGGAAGGTATCGCCCGCGTCCAGCAGCAGCACCGGGCCCAGCTGCTGGCGCAGCTGCTTCACCAGGGTCGCGCGGCGGGCCATGCCGCCCAGGCCGCTGATGGCCCCGTTGCCGGGACCGAAAGGCTCGATGCGGGAGTGGGTGTCGTTGGTGTGCAGGAGGGTGATGCGGCCCGAGGCGGGCCCCTCATCCCCGGCCTTCAGCGAGACCCGGCTGGCGAGGGTGGCGGCGCCGAGGGAGGCGAGAAAGTCGCGGCGTTTCATCGTCACACCCCTACAGCTTCAGCTTCTTGTCGCGGATGGCTTCCTGGATCGGCACCGGGATGGTGAGTCGGCCCGGCGGGGGCGGGAGCAGCTCCTTTTTTGCTTTCGCGAGGAAGGAACATTCATCCAGCAGCATCTGGCGCAGGGTCAGGCCGGTGGTGAAGGGCTTGCGGCCCTTCTTCAGGGTGGGGATGGAATCCCCGCCGCCGTAGAGGTAGTCCGAGGTGGCCACCTTCACCGTGGCCGCGGGGTCGATGGGGGAACCATCCTCCCAGGTGATGGTGTAGGTCACGGCCTCTGGGGTGCCCCCCACCACGGCCTTCACGCCGGAGGAGGGTTCGCCGCCGCGGCGCACGATGCCCTCCTTCACGACCTGGATGATTTCGGCCCCAGTCAGCTCGATCACCACCAGCTCGTTCTCGAAGGGCATCACCTCGAAGATGTCGGCCACCTTCAGCTGGCCCGGCCGCAGGTTGCCCCGCAGGCCGCCGGCATTGGTGATGGCGAAGCGCACCGGACTGCCCACCACGCCCTGGGCGGCCTTGCGCATCACGTCCGACACCCAGTAGCCCAGCAGGTTCTCCTCACCGCGGCGGCCCCGGAAGACCCCCAGCGGCGCCGGCACCAGGGGCAGGTCGAAGGTGGCCTTGATCTCGGCCGCCAGGGGCGCGATGACCTTCTGGATGGCCTCGTCCTCGGGGATGGTGGCGGCCACCGGGATGACCTCGGCCTTGCGGACCGGCGTCTGGGCCGCCAGACCCAGTGCAAAAAAGGAGCAGAGCAGGGCGCTACAGGGCTTCGGCATCACGGAGCGATTCCTTCAGAGTCATGCGGACGTCCTGCACCAGGACGTCGTGGTTCCAGAACCGGGCCGCGGCACGGAGCAGCCAGCCCATCACCCAGCCGTTGACCGCCGTGACCAGGAGCTGGAGCAGGAGGAACAGCCACACGCGGAAGGTGGTGCCGCCGCCCATGCGCCACGCCAGCAGCAGCACCAGGAAGGGTGGGAGGGCCCGCAGCGCGGCGCCGCCGATCGAGAGCAGCCCCCACTGGATGGGATGGGACCAGAGTCGCATGAAGCTGACCCCGAGGTGTGTGCGGTAGCCATGCGCCAGCCCAGCGGAGCGGCCCAGGCGGCAGAGCCACCACTGGACGTTCAGGGCCGCGACCAGGGACATCCACACCAGCGGGCGGCCGAAGAAGGCGGTCCAGCCCAGGGCGTCCAGACCGGCATTCCCGACCTTGGCGAGACCCAGATCCACCAGCCAGGCCACGAGCCCGAGCGGCACCACGCCGATCAGCAAGGTGTCCAGGGCGCCCAGCAGCCAGGCACCCAACCGGGCCTTCTGGCCCGCGACTTCAGCCTGCATGCGCCAGCCGCACCAGAGCACGACGACCAGGCCGAGGCCGAAGAGGTGCACCGTGGGGGAGTTCGTCAGGCGGTACTGCAGGCCCCCGTTCTGCCAGAGTTCCCAGATGTCGCGGGCGCTGAGGCTCTCGCCCCAGTGGCTGGGCAGGGCGCTCCAGCCTGCGGCGCGGCGCAGGTGGCCGGCCCAGCCCAGGGCCGGGCCCAGCAGCACGAGCATCCACCCGGCCATGATTCCCCAGCCCCAGCGGGTGAAGCCTCCGGGCAGGGCCCCGCGCAGGAAGGGCCAGGGGCCCCGGGGAGCCAGCTCCTCCTCGGTGTGAATGGTGGTGGGGCGCTCAGGTTCCATGTCCGTCCACAGGCAATCCCCCATCAAACCACACTTGACAGGGCCTGGACCGATGGGGTTTCATCGCTTCCATGCTGCTGTCCTTCCCCATCCCCTGCCAGGGTCTCTCCTCTGAGGCTTGGTGGTGGCGTACGGGCTCGGACGGCTCCCTGTGCGAGGCCTAGCGGCCGACGCCATTCCGGACCCTCCGAGCCCGACCCCACGGTCGGGCTTTTTCGTTATGGAATGAACCCATGTCTGAGCAAACCAAGTCCCAGCCACCCATGAACCTCATCCGGCACCCTCTTCCCGCGGACCTGCTGACGCCCCTCGCGGCCTACCTCGCGCTGCGGTCCTCGGGGGCGAGCCTCCTGTTGGAATCCTGCGACCAGGGCGAGCGCGTCGGCCGCCACAGTTTCGTGCTCATCGAGGGGGCCAGTGAATGCCGCCTGCCCGCGCCGGCCAACGGCTGGGCCGAGGCCATCCGGACCCTGGCGGGCGCGACGCCCACCGAGACCCTCCACGATCCGGCCGCCACGCTGCCCGTGCTGCGGGAGGTGCTCCCGGTGGGCGTGGGCTGTGCGGGCTATCTCGGCTTCGAGGCCATGGGGGCCATGGAGCCCAGCCTCCAGCTCCCCGCCAAGAACAGCCTCGGTCTGCCGGGTCTATGGGTGCGCCGCTTCGACACGGCCCTGGTCTTCGACCACCTGCACCAGGTGGCGGAATTGCAGACCCTGGCCGCGGTTCCCGAAGCCGGCTTCAAGCGCCTGGCGGCCCTGAAGGCTCGCCTCCTGGAGGGGGCCCAGGATCCCGGCCCCGGTGGCGCGGAGCCCAGCGCCCAGGCCCAGATGACGCGCGAAGCCTACGAGGGCGCCGTGGCTGCGGCCCAGGAGCTGATCCTCGACGGCGACATCTACCAGCTGGTGCCCAGCCAGCGCTTCCGCATCGAGGACCCGCCCCTGCCGCTGGAGGCCTACCGCCGCCTGCGCCGCCTCAACCCGAGCCCCTACGGCTACCTGCTCGAGTGGGGGGACTTCGCCCTGGTGGGCGCCTCGCCGGAGATGCTGGTGCGGGTCCAGGATGGCGAGGCGGAGACCCTGCCCATCGCCGGCACCGTGCCCCGGGGCGCCAGTGCCGAGGAGGACGCCCGGCGCTTCGAGGCCTTGAAGCGTGATCCCAAGGAGCTGGCCGAGCACCAGATGCTGGTGGACCTGGCCCGCAACGACCTGGGTCGGGTGGCGGTGCCCGGCGGCGTGCGCGTGGAGCTGCCCCTGGCTCTCCAGCGCACCAGCCACGTGCTGCACCTGACCACCACGGTGCGGGCAAAGCTGAAGGCGGGCGTGGATGCCCTGGACGTGCTGGCGGCCGCCTTTCCGGCGGGAACCGTCAGCGGCGCACCCAAGCTCCGGGCCTGCCAGCGCATCGCCGAGCTGGAGAGGGAGCAGCGCGGTCCCTACGGCGGCGTGCTGCTGCGGCTGGGTGCCGATGGCGTGCTCGACACGGCGCTCATCCTGCGCACGGCGGTCTATGCGGGCGGCGCCGCCCACATCCAGGCCGGAGCCGGCGTGGTGCGGGCCTCAAGGCCCGAGGCGGAGTATTTTGAGACCCTGCACAAGCTCGGCGCCATCGCCCAGGCCCTGGGCGTGAAGCTGGAAGGGGGTGCCCGGTGATATTGCTCATCGATGCCCTCGATTCCTTCACCTACAACCTCGTCCAGGCCTTCGAGACCCTGGGCGCCGAGGTGCGCGTGATCCGCCACGATGTCATCTCCCTGGAGGAGGCGCAGGCGCTGCGGCCCGAGGCCGTGGTGCTGTCGCCGGGGCCCGGCCACCCCACGGAAAGCCCCGCCCACATGGCCCTGGCCGCTTCGGACTGGGGGGTGCCCCTGCTGGGCGTCTGCCTCGGGCACCAGGCCCTGGCCGCCGCCACCGGGGGCCGGGTCATCCGCGCCATCGAGCCTCTGCATGGCGAGGCCACGGCCCTGGAGCACGACGGCACGGGCCTGTTCAAGGATCTGCCTGCGGGCCTGCCCGTGGGCCGCTACCACAGCCTCATCGCCGAGCCTTCCACGCTGCCCGCCTGCTGGCGCGTCACCGGGCGCAGCCCCGGGGGCGAGATCATGGCCATGGCCCATCGGCAGCTGCCCCGCTGGGGCGTGCAGTTCCATCCCGAAAGCATCCTCACGCCGGACGGTCCGGCCATGCTCGCGAACTTCCTCCGCCTGGCCAAGGAATCCCGATGACGCTCCTCACGACCCACAATCCCATCCGTCCCCTGCCCGAGGCCACGGCCTCGGAGCTCATGCGCATCTTCATCGACCAGGACACGGACGCCCTCCTGGTGGGCGCCTGCCTGGCCCTGCTGGCCCAGCGCGTGCCCGAGGCCCACGAGCTGGCCGCCTTCGCCGATGCGCTCTCGGCGGTGGCCGTGCCCTTCCCGACCGTGCCCGATGGCGCCATCGATGTGGTCGGGACGGGTGGCGATGGCGCCTCCACCGCCAACCTCAGCACCCTGTCGGCCCTGCTGCTGCCCCGTTTCGGCGTGCCCGTGGTTAAGCACGGCAACCGCGCCGCCACCGGCGTCTGCGGCAGCGCCGACCTCATGGAGGCGCTGGGCTACGACCTCTCCCGGCCCATCTCCGACCTTGAGAAGGATTTGGCCACCCGCCACTTCGCCTTCCTCTTCGCCCCGGCCTATCATCCGCTGCTGGGTCGTCTGCGGGAGATCCGCAAGCGCCTGGGCATCCCCACCATCTTCAACCTGCTGGGTCCCCTCCTGAACCCCGGCCAGCCCCCGCTGCAGCTGCTGGGCGTGGCCCGGGAGGAGCTGCTGGCGCCCATGGCCGGCGCCCTGGAGCGCCGCACGAGCCTGCGCCGGGCCTTCGTCATCCACGGCAAGGACGCGGAAGGGAAGGGGTTGGACGAGGCCTCCATCGAGGGACCCACCTTGATCCTGGCGGTGGTCGAGGGGCGCGTGGGAGCGTCCCAGGTGCTGGTGCCACGGGAGCTTGGCCTCGCAGCACCACCACGGAATGCCCTGCGGGTGGTGGATCGGGCGGAGGCGCTCGCCGTGGCCAGGGGCCTCTTCGCGGGCGCCGCCCACGCGGACTTCCGCCCCGCCGTGGCCGATGCGGTGGCCCTCCAGGCCGCTCTGGGCCTCCACCTGCACCGGCAGGCGGGGCTGGAAGGACTGGCCGACACGCTCAGAGAGACCCGGGCCCAGATCGACCGGGGCTTCCCGCCGCCCTTCGCCGCCCCGGAGGTGCAGCCATGAGCGGGCTGCCGGATCCGGCCAGCCTCGTCCATGGGACCGGCCTGGGGTCGCGCTCCCACCTGCAGCGGGTGCTGGTCTCGGAGCTGGCCCGACTGGCCACGCTGGGTGATCCCGCCGCGCCGAGGCGCGCCCGACTGGTCGAGCCCGGCCCCTTCGAGGCAGCGCTGCGGCGCGAGGCCCGGGAGCGCGGCGGCGCGGTCATCGCCGAGTTCAAGCAGGCCTCGCCCTCGCTGGGGCCCTTCGCCATGGGCACGCCCCTGCTGGCGCAGCTCCGGGCCTACCGCGAAGGGGGCGCCGCTGCCTTCTCGATCCTGGCGGAGCCGGCCTATTTCAAGGGCTCGGTGGACCACCTCAAGGCCGCCTCGGAGCTGAAGCAGCCCCGGCTCTACAAGGGCTTCGTGATCGCCGAGGCCCAGCTGGCCGAAGCGGAAACCAGTGGCGCCGAGGCGGTGCTGCTCATCGCCCGGGTGCTGAAGGAACACACCGCGGCTTTCGCCGGGGCGGCGCGGGCGCGGGGCCTCGAACCCCTCGTGGAACTGCACGACATGACCGAGGTGGGCTTTGCCCAGGCCGCCGAGGCCCGCCTGGTGGGCATCAACGCGCGGGACCTCTCCACCTTCAACCTCGGCGTGCCCACCGCGGAGCCGCTGCGGCGGGTCTTTCCCGAGGCGGTGCTGATCCGGGAATCCGGCCTGGCCACGCCCGAGGATGCCCGGGCGGCCCTGCGGGCGGGCTTCGATGCCGTCCTCATCGGCGAAGCCCTCATGCGCAGTCCCGATCCCCGCGACTTCCTCAGCCGCATCCTGGCGGGCCTGCGATGAGCGCCCTCGCCAAGGTCTGCGGTCTGGTGCGCCCCGAGGATGCGGCCTTCGCCGCGGGGCAGGGGGCCGACCTGCTGGGCTTCGTGTTCCATGAGCCCAGCCCCCGTAACTGCGCCGATCTGACCGTGGCCGCGCCCCATCTGGACCGCGCGGTGCTGGTGATGGTGGCGCAGCATGCTGAAGCGATCCTCGCCACGGCCCGGCGTCACGGCTTTCAGAAGGTCCAGCCCTACCTTCCCGCGGTCGCCCGGGAAGCCGGCGTCCGCCTGCTGCGTGAGGCGGGCCTCCAGGTCCTGCTGCCCTGGCCCGATGAACTGGACCAGGCCCCCGTGTCGGCGGATCTCTACCTCTGGGAGTCCAGCCCCCAGGTCACCGGCGTGGCCGGCGGCTCCGGGATGGGCCATGCCATGGCCCATCCCCCGCCGGGGCCCTTCCTGCTGGCCGGTGGACTCGACGCCACGAACCTGCGGGAGCGGGTGCAGGGCCTGCCGGCGCCGGTGCGCAAACGCTTCCTCGGCGTGGACGCTGCCAGCCGCCTCGAGGCTTCGCCGGGCGAGAAGGACCCCTC contains these protein-coding regions:
- a CDS encoding NADP-dependent isocitrate dehydrogenase, producing the protein MTTQKIIWTEIDEAPALATYSLLPVIQAFTHGTGIEVETSDISLAGRILANFPDNLTADQKIPDNLGALGELAQKPEANIIKLPNISASIPQLIAAIKELQSQGFKLPDYPEQPKDEAEKAIQARYAKVLGSAVNPVLREGNSDRRAPLSVKNFAKQHPHKMGAWAPDSKARVAHMSGGDFYGSETSTTVAKATTVRIEFVGEDGGVKVLKEKTALTDGEVIDSSVMNVKALQAFYAEQIEAAKKDGLLLSLHLKATMMKISDPVMFGHAVSVFYKAVFEKHAAVIKELGVNTANGLGDLYAKIQTLPEAKRAEIEADIMAVYPTRPALAMVDSDKGITNLHVPNDIIVDASMPVVVRDSGKMWGADGKLHDTLAMIPDRCYATMYKAIIEDCQQHGAFNPATIGSVPNVGLMAQKAEEYGSHDKTFFAPAAGVIRIVDAAGATLLSQKVEAGDIFRACQAKDAPIQDWVKLAVSRARITGAPAIFWLDKNRAHDAQIIAKVETYLKNHDTTGLDIRILHPVDAMKLSCERIRKGLDTISVTGNVLRDYLTDLFPIIELGTSAKMLSVVPLLGGGGLFETGAGGSAPKHVQQFQKEGYLRWDSLGEFSAFAASLEHVANAFKNAKAAVLAETLDQAIAKFLDNDKSPARKVGQIDNRGSHFYLALYWAQALAAQTKDAELQARFAKVAHALGDNEAKINGELIGAQGSPVDMGGYYHPDKVKTGKAMRPSATFNAIIDGLK
- the trpD gene encoding anthranilate phosphoribosyltransferase, with product MTLLTTHNPIRPLPEATASELMRIFIDQDTDALLVGACLALLAQRVPEAHELAAFADALSAVAVPFPTVPDGAIDVVGTGGDGASTANLSTLSALLLPRFGVPVVKHGNRAATGVCGSADLMEALGYDLSRPISDLEKDLATRHFAFLFAPAYHPLLGRLREIRKRLGIPTIFNLLGPLLNPGQPPLQLLGVAREELLAPMAGALERRTSLRRAFVIHGKDAEGKGLDEASIEGPTLILAVVEGRVGASQVLVPRELGLAAPPRNALRVVDRAEALAVARGLFAGAAHADFRPAVADAVALQAALGLHLHRQAGLEGLADTLRETRAQIDRGFPPPFAAPEVQP
- a CDS encoding phosphoribosylanthranilate isomerase; amino-acid sequence: MSALAKVCGLVRPEDAAFAAGQGADLLGFVFHEPSPRNCADLTVAAPHLDRAVLVMVAQHAEAILATARRHGFQKVQPYLPAVAREAGVRLLREAGLQVLLPWPDELDQAPVSADLYLWESSPQVTGVAGGSGMGHAMAHPPPGPFLLAGGLDATNLRERVQGLPAPVRKRFLGVDAASRLEASPGEKDPSKVSAFILAAHALEHP
- a CDS encoding anthranilate synthase component II translates to MILLIDALDSFTYNLVQAFETLGAEVRVIRHDVISLEEAQALRPEAVVLSPGPGHPTESPAHMALAASDWGVPLLGVCLGHQALAAATGGRVIRAIEPLHGEATALEHDGTGLFKDLPAGLPVGRYHSLIAEPSTLPACWRVTGRSPGGEIMAMAHRQLPRWGVQFHPESILTPDGPAMLANFLRLAKESR
- a CDS encoding bifunctional metallophosphatase/5'-nucleotidase, with the translated sequence MKRRDFLASLGAATLASRVSLKAGDEGPASGRITLLHTNDTHSRIEPFGPGNGAISGLGGMARRATLVKQLRQQLGPVLLLDAGDTFQGTPYFNRYKGRLDYQLMRMVGYDAGTLGNHDFDNGVGMLVEAMESMEQLKHANPPFAFLNCNFDCKGAPALGGRVRPYLVREFPGIKVGLTGVGVAFAGLVAPKNHEGIEWKDPYASLKPVVKRLREVEKVDLVVVLSHLGYNLNGSAPDDLRMPGEVAGIDAIIGGHSHTFLEAPTRVSQAQGETLIFQVGFGGVNLGRMDFAVTRGTVRAASGAAMPVAG
- a CDS encoding 5'-nucleotidase C-terminal domain-containing protein codes for the protein MPKPCSALLCSFFALGLAAQTPVRKAEVIPVAATIPEDEAIQKVIAPLAAEIKATFDLPLVPAPLGVFRGRRGEENLLGYWVSDVMRKAAQGVVGSPVRFAITNAGGLRGNLRPGQLKVADIFEVMPFENELVVIELTGAEIIQVVKEGIVRRGGEPSSGVKAVVGGTPEAVTYTITWEDGSPIDPAATVKVATSDYLYGGGDSIPTLKKGRKPFTTGLTLRQMLLDECSFLAKAKKELLPPPPGRLTIPVPIQEAIRDKKLKL
- a CDS encoding indole-3-glycerol-phosphate synthase, whose product is MSGLPDPASLVHGTGLGSRSHLQRVLVSELARLATLGDPAAPRRARLVEPGPFEAALRREARERGGAVIAEFKQASPSLGPFAMGTPLLAQLRAYREGGAAAFSILAEPAYFKGSVDHLKAASELKQPRLYKGFVIAEAQLAEAETSGAEAVLLIARVLKEHTAAFAGAARARGLEPLVELHDMTEVGFAQAAEARLVGINARDLSTFNLGVPTAEPLRRVFPEAVLIRESGLATPEDARAALRAGFDAVLIGEALMRSPDPRDFLSRILAGLR
- a CDS encoding anthranilate synthase component I family protein, whose translation is MSEQTKSQPPMNLIRHPLPADLLTPLAAYLALRSSGASLLLESCDQGERVGRHSFVLIEGASECRLPAPANGWAEAIRTLAGATPTETLHDPAATLPVLREVLPVGVGCAGYLGFEAMGAMEPSLQLPAKNSLGLPGLWVRRFDTALVFDHLHQVAELQTLAAVPEAGFKRLAALKARLLEGAQDPGPGGAEPSAQAQMTREAYEGAVAAAQELILDGDIYQLVPSQRFRIEDPPLPLEAYRRLRRLNPSPYGYLLEWGDFALVGASPEMLVRVQDGEAETLPIAGTVPRGASAEEDARRFEALKRDPKELAEHQMLVDLARNDLGRVAVPGGVRVELPLALQRTSHVLHLTTTVRAKLKAGVDALDVLAAAFPAGTVSGAPKLRACQRIAELEREQRGPYGGVLLRLGADGVLDTALILRTAVYAGGAAHIQAGAGVVRASRPEAEYFETLHKLGAIAQALGVKLEGGAR